A stretch of DNA from Rhodospirillaceae bacterium:
GCCCTCCGGTCGGGTGTTCCTCAACGGCACCCAGGCGCTGGTCCGCCTGACCCTGATGCAAAAAGCCCGCGACGAAAAGGCCGGTTTGAATACCGCCGGTTTTGTCTCCGGCTACCGGGGTTCACCCCTGGGCATGGTCGACAAGGAATTCTGGCGTGCTGCCCCCATCACCGCCAAAGCCAACATCCGCTTCCAGCCCGGCATCAACGAGGACATGGCTGCGACCGCCATTTGGGGAACCCAGCAAACCCACCTGTACGAGGACGCCACTGTCGATGGTGTCTTTTCCATGTGGTACGGCAAGGGTCCGGGGGTCGATCGTTCTGGCGATGTCTTCCGTCATGGCAATATGGCCGGGACCGCACCGCAAGGCGGCGTGCTGGTGGTTGCCGGTGATGACCCTGCGTGCAAGTCATCAACCGTTCCAAGCCAAAGTGAATACGCTTTCATCGATTCCCAAATCCCGATCCTGAACCCTTCCAGTATCCAGGAAATCATCGATTACGGCCAAATTGGCTGGGCTATGTCCCGCTACGCCGGGGTTTGGGTTGGCCTCAAGGCGATTACCGAAACTATGGACAGCTCGGCTTCGGTTTCCATCGACCCTGAACGGATCAAAATCGTCACCCCGGATGATTTTGATATGCCGGATGGCGGTTTGCATATTCGCTGGCCTGACCTGCCGCTGGAGCAGGAACGCCGCCTGCAACAACATAAAATGTACGCAA
This window harbors:
- a CDS encoding indolepyruvate ferredoxin oxidoreductase family protein, with the translated sequence MALATFTLEDKYSQPSGRVFLNGTQALVRLTLMQKARDEKAGLNTAGFVSGYRGSPLGMVDKEFWRAAPITAKANIRFQPGINEDMAATAIWGTQQTHLYEDATVDGVFSMWYGKGPGVDRSGDVFRHGNMAGTAPQGGVLVVAGDDPACKSSTVPSQSEYAFIDSQIPILNPSSIQEIIDYGQIGWAMSRYAGVWVGLKAITETMDSSASVSIDPERIKIVTPDDFDMPDGGLHIRWPDLPLEQERRLQQHKMYATLAFAKANKLDKIVIDSPNARLGIVTTGKSYLDVMQALDDLGIDQDYAAELGLRIYKVGMPWPLERDGIRHFADGLEEILVVEEKRAVIENQLKEQLYNWRESVRPRVVGKFDEEGDWVLPSAFELSPARIARVIAARMEQFITSPRIVERLA